The sequence GTGGCCTTGGGGCGCTCGTACCAGATGGATGCGATTCGAGCGGCCGCGGGGAAGTGAGCCTCACCCCCCAACCCCCTCTCCCTATCGGGAGAGGGGGAGAAGACCTCACCCCCCAACCCCCTCTCCCTATCGGGAGAGGGGGAGAAGACCTCACCCCCCGACCCCCTCTCCCTATCGGGAGAGGGGGAGGCTCATTCCCCCCTCTCCGCTTGCGGAGAGGGGGCTAGGGGGTGAGGCATGTTCCCCCCTCTCCGCTTGCGGAGAGGGGGCTAGGGGGTGAGGCACGTCCCCCTTGATCCCCTGATTCGCTTTCGCTTACGCTCAGCATCGTATGCCTTTGCTCGAGCTTTCTTTCGCGTCGGGAGAAGACACCCTGTCGGTTCGGCACTTCGCCGTCCGTGAAGAGATATCGACTCTCTTCGAGGTCGACATTCTCGCCCGCTCACCGCTCGACGAAATCGACCTCGAGGCCATCGTCAACGACGGGGCGGGCTTTGGCATCAACAGCGGCGTCGCCTACTTGACGAACGCAAACCGAGTTTGGACGGGCATCTGTTCCCACATGGAGCTCGTGCAGACCGAATCGATCGGTTTGTCCACGTACTTCATCAAGATCGTGCCCGCGCTCTGGCGAACCACGCTCCGTCGCAACAGCCGCATCTTCCAGCACATGACGATCCCCGACATCGTGCTGAAGGTGCTCTCCGAATGGCAGATCGAGCCCGAGCTGAAGCTTTCGTCAACCTACCCGGAACACGAGTACCGCGTGCAGTACGGCGAGACCGACTTCGCCTTCATCAGCCGCATGCTCGAAGAAGCAGGCATCACGTACTTCTTCACGCACGAGCCCCCCAAGACGAAACTCGTGCTCACCGATCAGCCGCTCGTTCCCGACGCGCGCCCCGCGCTTCCCTTCGTCGACAATCCCAACCAAGAAGCCGAAAAAGAATTCGTCACCAAGGTCAAACTCACGCAAAAGGTCAAACCCGGACGCTTCACCATCCGCGACTTCGACTTCCGCAGAAACCTCGACTACCAGCTCTTCGGCGAAGCTCGCGCAAAGACCGAGCTTGCGTATGAACACTACTACTACGATCCAGGCGCGTTCTGGTTCGAGCCGGGGCAGGGCGGCGACACACCCGTCGCCGACGACAAGGGGATCGCCAGGACAAACGACAAGGAAGGCACCGGTCGAGTCATCCGCGAGCTCGAAGGTGCGCGACGAACCCGGCGTGTCGTGGCGTTCACGACAAACGTCCTGGATTTATCACCTGGCATCTTGCTGAGCGTCACTCCGCATCCGCGCGGAGACATTTCTGGCAAAAAGCTCTTGGCGGTCTACAGCGAGCTCGAGGGCGCACCGGGCGAAGAGTGGACGATCACCGGGCAAGCCGTGTACGCGGATGCGCCGTATCGGCCCGAGCGACGCACGGTGCGTCCGAGGATTCGGGGCGTGCAGAGCGCCGTCGTCGTGGGACCTCCGGGCGAAGAGATCTTCGTCGACGAGTTTGGCCGGGTACGCGTGCAGTTCCATTGGGATCGCGAAGGCAAGTACGACGACAACAGCTCGTGCTGGATGCGCGTGAGTCAAAATTGGGCTGGCGCGGGATACGGCTTCTTGAGTTTGCCCAGGGTCGGCCAAGAAGTGCTCGTGGAGTTTTTCGAGGGCGATCCGGATCGTCCCGTCGTGACCGGACGCGTCTTCAGTCAAACGCGCCAAGTGCTCTACAAACTGCCTGACAACAAGACGAAGAGCGGGTGGAAGACCGAGACGTACCCCGGCGCTGGAGGCTTCAACGAATTGTCTTTCGAAGACGCCAAGGGTCGCGAAGAGATCCACATCCAGGCGCAGAAGGATTATACGGAGCTTGTCAAGAACAATCAGAGCTCCAACGTTCTAAATAATCGTACGGGTAGCGTCACCAGCAACGATTCGTGGACCGTCGGTGGTAGTCAAAGTTTTAGCGTGGGACTGAACCAGAGCCACACCATTGGCAAGGCCCAGAGCAACAACATTGGCGACAGTCGGACATCGAGCATTGGTATGACGGACGCCATTCATGCGGGCGACGTCATCATGATGAACGTGGGGCCAGCAGGCGTTGGGTTCCTTTATGCAAAGGACCAAACGATATACTACACGAATTCCGTGGCCTCGATTACCCTGACCCCCGACGGGTTGTTCATCAATTCGAAAAAGAACATGACGGTGAAGTCCGAGAAAGCGATGAAGCTTTCCGGCAAGGACGTCGTGATCGACGGCAAGCCGAATGTTTATTTCAACAAGAATGGCAAACTGCTGCGGTACTTGAAGCGGCTTGCGATGATCGCTGCGGCGCGTGAATTGGCCGAGAGCATGCCGCCGGGGCCCGAGCGTGATGCATTGCTCAATGCGGCAAACAGGCTCGAACGGAACAATCAGGCGGTGGAGCGAGCGCGTCTTGCGGCGGATGCGTACAACACGGAAGGTGCGCCCGAGGGGTGGACGCGGCTCGAAAACATCGACAACCCGTCGACTGGATTTTTTGCAGCGGTGTATCAATCCGATATCGATGGATCGGTCGTCGTTGCCTATCGCGGAACCGAGCCGGCGACGACCGGTGACTGGTTCAAGGCCAACTTGCCGCAGGGAATGGGCCGAGGCTCACCGCAGCACGCGCAAGCAGCGGCCGTTGCTCGCGACGCGCAGGCCAGGTACGGCCAACGTCGAATACACGGGGCATTCGCTCGGCGGAGGTCTCGCGGCGACGGGTGCGATGGCGACGGGCGGCAACGCGACGACGTTCAATGCGGCGGGCATCCACAACAACACCTACGGACTTTATGGCCTCGATCGCAATGCCGCTTCGGGCGTCTCCAATTATCGCAACGACGGCGAAATCCTCACGGGCTTGCAGGAAAACAGCCTCATCAGCGGCATGATGCCGGACGCCGTAGGCACCCAATACGACATCCCGGCGGTTCGCATGAACACCGAAGCTGGGAATACGAGCTTCACGGATTCGCCGGGCATGAATCGATTGGGGTGGCTCAGGTATCTCTCGCCGGCTGCGTGGCTCGCCAACGGCGCCATGAACGCGATGGAAGGTGTGGATCGCCATTCGCGCTACATCGATGGTATCGAATTCCAGAAGACCGAGGACATGGCCACGATCGCGAGGATGTTGCCGCAATGAAGGACGAAACTGCCGAAATCAGCATCCCGCCCGTAGCGGAGGTATTCGAGGATCCAGCGCTGCGCCGAGCTGCGGCGGCGGCCGAAGCGGGCGATGTGGCGCAACTTCGAGCGATCGACGTCGACCTCGATACGATGGCGCCTGGGAACGTCAACCTGCTGATGTACTACATTACGGCCGAAAACGACGTGGCCATTCGTGCATTGCTCGATGCAGGAGCGAATCCGAATGTGCTGACGCCTTCGGGCGCGTCGCCGCTGATGCTCTCCGCAATCAAACCAGATTCGCGCTTTCTGGCGCTCTTGCTCGACAAGGGCGGTGACCCGAATCTTCTGGATCAAGCCAAAGAGCCGATCCTCACGCGCCTCGTGTTTCATCAGCAATGGGACAATATTCTGCTGCTGCTCGATCGAGGTGCCGACATAAACAAGACGGGTCCTTCGGGGCAAACGGCGGCCTACCTCTTTGGCTCACTGCATCAATTCGACCGCGTCCATGCTCTGCTCGAACGAGGTGCCGACCCGAACGTGAAGACCTCCGCAGGCCTCGATTTGCGCACATTCGTTACGCAGCGCGTCGCTCCAGATTCGCCGCAAGCGTCGTGGCAAAAAAAGGTCGCCGAACGAATTGGTATTTAACCCGCGCTCAATTCAGTTGAGCTCATGAACGAAACCCATTAAGGTCTGCAACTATGCCCTTGCTCGAGCTTTCCTTCGCATCGGGAGAAGACTCGCTTTCGGTTCGGCACTTTGCCATCCGTGAAGAGATATCGACTCTCTTCGAAGTAGACATCCTCGCTCGCTCTCCCCTCGACGAAATCGACTTGGAAAGCATCGTCGACAATGGCGCGGGCTTCGGATTCAACAGCGGCGTCGCCTGGTTGACCACGACAAACCGCGTCTGGACCGGCATCTGCTCGCACATGGAGCTCGTGCAAACCGAATCGATGGGTTTGTCGACGTACTTCATCAAGATCGTCCCCGCCCTTTGGCGCACGACGCTCCGCCGCAACAACCGCATCTTCCAGCACCAGACCATTCCCGACATCGTGCAAAAGGTGTTGACCGAATGGCAGATCGAACCGGTGCTCAAGTTGTCGGCTTCCTA is a genomic window of Polyangiaceae bacterium containing:
- the tssI gene encoding type VI secretion system tip protein VgrG, yielding MPLLELSFASGEDTLSVRHFAVREEISTLFEVDILARSPLDEIDLEAIVNDGAGFGINSGVAYLTNANRVWTGICSHMELVQTESIGLSTYFIKIVPALWRTTLRRNSRIFQHMTIPDIVLKVLSEWQIEPELKLSSTYPEHEYRVQYGETDFAFISRMLEEAGITYFFTHEPPKTKLVLTDQPLVPDARPALPFVDNPNQEAEKEFVTKVKLTQKVKPGRFTIRDFDFRRNLDYQLFGEARAKTELAYEHYYYDPGAFWFEPGQGGDTPVADDKGIARTNDKEGTGRVIRELEGARRTRRVVAFTTNVLDLSPGILLSVTPHPRGDISGKKLLAVYSELEGAPGEEWTITGQAVYADAPYRPERRTVRPRIRGVQSAVVVGPPGEEIFVDEFGRVRVQFHWDREGKYDDNSSCWMRVSQNWAGAGYGFLSLPRVGQEVLVEFFEGDPDRPVVTGRVFSQTRQVLYKLPDNKTKSGWKTETYPGAGGFNELSFEDAKGREEIHIQAQKDYTELVKNNQSSNVLNNRTGSVTSNDSWTVGGSQSFSVGLNQSHTIGKAQSNNIGDSRTSSIGMTDAIHAGDVIMMNVGPAGVGFLYAKDQTIYYTNSVASITLTPDGLFINSKKNMTVKSEKAMKLSGKDVVIDGKPNVYFNKNGKLLRYLKRLAMIAAARELAESMPPGPERDALLNAANRLERNNQAVERARLAADAYNTEGAPEGWTRLENIDNPSTGFFAAVYQSDIDGSVVVAYRGTEPATTGDWFKANLPQGMGRGSPQHAQAAAVARDAQARYGQRRIHGAFARRRSRGDGCDGDGRQRDDVQCGGHPQQHLRTLWPRSQCRFGRLQLSQRRRNPHGLAGKQPHQRHDAGRRRHPIRHPGGSHEHRSWEYELHGFAGHESIGVAQVSLAGCVARQRRHERDGRCGSPFALHRWYRIPEDRGHGHDREDVAAMKDETAEISIPPVAEVFEDPALRRAAAAAEAGDVAQLRAIDVDLDTMAPGNVNLLMYYITAENDVAIRALLDAGANPNVLTPSGASPLMLSAIKPDSRFLALLLDKGGDPNLLDQAKEPILTRLVFHQQWDNILLLLDRGADINKTGPSGQTAAYLFGSLHQFDRVHALLERGADPNVKTSAGLDLRTFVTQRVAPDSPQASWQKKVAERIGI